One window of the Cryptomeria japonica chromosome 7, Sugi_1.0, whole genome shotgun sequence genome contains the following:
- the LOC131856502 gene encoding uncharacterized mitochondrial protein AtMg00810-like, whose product MTDLGLMRYFLGIEVHQSSTRIFICQSKYANEILKRFDMLKSKPAPTPVTIGLKLRKEGEGQSVDPTLYKRMVGSLMYLTATTSDIMYGVNYFRLVGYSDSDSDCAGSVDDRKSRTGYCFHLGTGIVSWASQKQPIVTLSSTEAEYVVATSVAC is encoded by the exons atgactgATTTAGGGCTTATGAGATATTTTTTGGGTATTGAAGTCCATCAGTCTAGTACTCGAATAtttatttgtcaatctaagtatgctAATGAGATTTTGAAGAGGTTCGACATGTTGAAATCCAAGCCAGCACCTACACCAGTCACAATTGGGTTGAAACTACGCAAGGAAGGTGAAGGACAATCTGTAGATCCCACATTATATAAAAGAATGGTTGGGAGTTTAATGTATTTAACAGCCACGACGTCAGATATAATGTATGGTGTCA ATTATTTCAGATTGGTAGGTTATTCAGACAGTGACAGTGACTGTGCAGGCAGTGTAGATGATCGAAAGAGTAGAACTGGTTATTGCTTTCATCTTGGTACAGGAATTGTATCTTGGGCTTCACAGAAACAGCCTATTGTGACATTGTCTtcaactgaagctgagtatgttgtagctacAAGTGTAGCTTGCTAA